A window of Rhododendron vialii isolate Sample 1 chromosome 11a, ASM3025357v1 contains these coding sequences:
- the LOC131306771 gene encoding uncharacterized protein LOC131306771, whose product MDKNTPREGASNSRPPFFDGNDYPYWKARMTTHLSSLGVRVWRSVKYGYETPTIEDTTTKQMRAKDDTEWNSADNESFEANSKALGAIYGALSKTKFSRISACTTAKVAWDILQVTHGGTKTVQTSKLQILTTRFEDLRMQEDETFDSFITKLSDIINSFHAIGEPIPNLKVCRKVLRSLPERFRAKVVAIEESDKVDDILFEELVGKLQTFELNHLSKKPTLKPNKSIAFKSSKEESSVTQESDNDLDGEELAFFAKKFRNFVKFPPRYSVLVANIKSPASPKSVELSTTLSDDSKYVSTDEDCENSDDDIDSIHEAYNQLFKQGVKLKKKKKELMSVIEKISDKFAKIEREHVNALKALEGSNERIFDLEHDLREATEAIKRNECGATRIAKMTHTFKNRSGLGFVDPPSLIHKANEFTKKEIKFVKSEIAKNEVVSDKPESSIKSPTIIKNAYNNTHAPEKKNPFICHYYGGQGHIRPFCYTLRRDNQRTKGKLPQVVCQSPTNIKNENFQKTLSQLANQTSYLVVEIKKLSILANNSGETDRIVARHTTHGHTSHVNTKPKQTWKRVICHVAYTAFRAHDACAWYLDSGCSRHMIGNKSFFFKLDKYNGGFVTFGGGNTGKFVGQGTINAPGIPPLDNVLYVEGLKANLLSIGQFCDNMHEVNFSKNNCSIVDASGLCVVKGVRSSNNCYCVEIAGSNVCHRVLLDDVEIWHQRIGHVNFPELHRITKNEIVRGVPKLANGQGLVCAGCMKGKQIKRPHKKTNLVATTKCLELLQMDLMDPHVLKV is encoded by the exons ATGGACAAGAACACACCACGAGAAGGAGCCTCAAACTCGAGGCCACCCTTTTTCGACGGTAATGATTATCCATATTGGAAAGCCCGTATGACAACACATTTAAGTTCCCTAGGAGTTAGGGTTTGGAGATCTGTCAAGTACGGCTACGAGACCCCTACCATAGAAGACACTACGACTAAACAAATGAGGGCTAAGGATGACACTGAGTGGAATTCTGCTGACAATGAAAGTTTTGAGGCAAACTCTAAAGCTTTAGGAGCCATCTATGGAGCATTGAGTAAAACTAAATTTAGTCGTATTTCCGCATGCACTACTGCAAAAGTGGCTTGGGATATTCTCCAAGTCACCCACGGGGGTACTAAGactgttcaaacttcaaaactcCAAATACTTACAACACGTTTTGAAGATTTGAGAATGCAGGAAGATGAGACATTTGATAGTTTTATCACTAAGTTGAGTGACATCATTAATTCCTTCCACGCAATAGGAGAACCAATCCCTAATCTTAAAGTTTGTCGAAAAGTGCTTAGGTCTCTTCCTGAGAGGTTTAGGGCTAAGGTAGTTGCGATAGAAGAAAGTGATAAAGTTGATGACATTCTTTTTGAGGAACTTGTAGGTAAACTTCAAACGTTTGAATTGAATCATCTCTCAAAGAAACCTACATTAAAGCCTAATAAAAGCATTGCTTTTAAATCTTCTAAAGAAGAATCCTCTGTGACACAAGAGAGTGATAATGACCTTGACGGAGAAGAACTTGCTTTCTTTGCTAAAAAATTcagaaattttgttaaatttc CTCCTAGATATTCTGTGCTTGTTGCCAACATTAAGTCTCCCGCGTCCCCCAAATCGGTTGAACTTTCTACAACTCTTAGCGATGATAGTAAGTATGTCTCGACTGACGAAGATTGTGAGAATAGTGATGATGATATAGATTCTATTCATGAGGCCTATAATCAGTTGTTTAAACAAGGTGtcaaactgaaaaagaaaaagaaggaactcATGAGTGTCATCGAGAAAATTAGTG ACAAGTTTGccaaaattgagagagagcaTGTGAATGCCTTGAAGGCTCTTGAAGGGTCTAACGAGAGGATTTTTGATCTGGAGCATGACCTTAGGGAGGCCACTGAGGCCATAAAGCGTAATGAGTGTGGTGCAACTCGTATTGCTAAGATGACACATACGTTTAAAAATAGAAGCGGCTTAGGGTTTGTTGATCCACCTTCACTGATACATAAGGCTAACGAGTTCACAAAAAAGGAAATCAAGTTTGTGAAATCTGAAATTGCAAAGAATGAGGTAGTGAGCGATAAACCCGAATCTTCTATTAAATCTCCCACCATCATTAAGAATGCTTACAACAATACTCATGCTcctgaaaagaaaaatcctTTTATTTGTCACTACTATGGTGGTCAAGGTCACATTCGACCTTTTTGTTATACACTTAGAAGGGACAATCAGAGAACAAAGGGGAAACT ACCTCAAGTTGTGTGTCAGTCTCCCACAAACATTAAGAATGAGAATTTTCAAAAGACTTTGAGTCAGTTGGCAAATCAAACTTCTTACCTCGTCGTGGAAATCAAAAAGTTGTCAATTTTGGCTAATAATAGTGGAGAGACTGATAGGATTGTTGCAAGACATACTACACATGGTCACACCTCGCATGTGAACACCAAACCGAAGCAAACATGGAAGAGAGTCATTTGTCATGTAGCATACACTGCTTTTCGGGCACATGATGCCTGCGCCTGGTACTTAGACAGTGGATGTTCTAGACACATGATCGGAAAtaagtctttcttttttaagcTAGACAAGTATAATGGTGGTTTTGTCACATTTGGTGGTGGTAATACAGGTAAATTCGTAGGACAAGGCACCATAAATGCACCCGGAATCCCTCCGTTAGATAACGTATTATATGTTGAGGGTTTGAAAGCTAACCTGTTAAGCATAGGGCAATTTTGTGATAATATGCATGAAGTCAATTTCTCTAAAAATAATTGCTCTATTGTTGATGCTTCGGGTTTGTGTGTGGTTAAAGGTGTTCGTTCCTCAAATAATTGCTATTGTGTTGAAATTGCCGGTTCTAATGTGTGTCATCGAGTATTGCTTGACGATGTAGAAATTTGGCACCAACGTATAGGACATGTAAATTTTCCGGAATTACATCGAATAACTAAGAACGAGATTGTGAGGGGAGTGCCCAAACTTGCCAATGGGCAAGGGCTTGTGTGTGCTGGTTGCATGAAGGGCAAACAAATAAAACGCCCTCATAAAAAGACAAATTTAGTTGCAACCACAAAATGCTTAGAGTTACTTCAAATGGACTTGATGGACCCTCACGTACTGAAAGTTTAG